The genome window GAACGCCAGCGGGCGTTCTCGGGGTTCTTACGCCCTTTTATTGGTACGGATTGGCTGACCCCGAAGCTAGTTTTATTTCGAGTACCGGCTATCCCCCACTCTGGCCGTTGATTGCTCTCTACGCGTGTTTCGCGACGTCTTCGAGGTCGAACAGCCGTACGTCGTCGCGCTCGGACACGGCTTCCTGAACGGATCGTGTCGCACCGTTTCGAGTGAATAACGCGTACGTGGTGTCCCTCTCACCGCTGTTCGGCGTCCAGCGGATCTCGGCGGCGTGGTCTTCGAGCGAGGAGAGCGCTCCGTAATCGAGCGGTGCGTTCGTGAACTTACACTCCCCGGCGACCATCGTTCCGTCCGTGGTGAATCCGACGACGTCGACCTCGTGTTCCTTGTACCACCAGCGGCCGATGTCGAGGAACGTTTCGTCCGGGTAGAGCTCCGGAAGTGCGTCGCGGCAGAGCCGCTCGAACTCGTGGCTCACGAAGTCCGGGAGTTCGGGTTCGATGACCGCGTCGTAGGCGTCCGCCCCGAGGCGTTCGTATCGATCTTCCTTGCCGTAAACGAAGCGGAACCAGAACCGAAACAGCGGATCGAGGATTCGATAGCGTCCGCGGCGTGACTTCGCCTTCTCTTCGGTGATCGGTACCTCGCGCTCGATGAGCCGCAGCCGTTCCAACTTCTGTGTGTACGTCGATATCTGCTTCCCGTCGATTCCAATCGCTTGCGCGATCTCGTTCGACGTCGTCTTTCCCGCGGCGATGGCGGTGAGGATCGCGAAGTATCGGTTCGGGTCCGTGAGTTCGGTGCGGAGCACGTACTCCGGTTCGTTATGTAGGTATCCCTTCTGGGAGAGGAGCTCCTCGGTGAGAACCGTTCCGAGGTCCCGTCCGAGATCGACGCCGTCGAGATAGTACGGAACGCCGCCGAAGATCCCCCACGTGAAAATCCGCTCTTCGGGCGAACACGCGTCCGGAACGAACGCCTGTGCGGCAGCGAAATCGAGGGGCCGGAGATCGAGCCGTTCCGTGAATCGGCCGTACAGGGGACTGCTCCCGAGAAGCGTCGCTTCTTCCATCATACTGATCGACGACCCGACCAGCACGAGCGTTCCCGAGGTGTCCTGGAGCCGTTGGTCCCAGAGTCGCTGAATTACCGAGGGGAGGCTCTCGTCGGCGTCGATGAGGTAGGGGAATTCGTCGAGGACGACGATGCCGTCCTGATCGCCCAGATACCCGAGCAGCGCTTCCCAGTTCTGTTTGATCCGCGTGATTCCGGGGAAGGTTTCGGCGGCGACGTCGACGAACTCGTCGAGCTGTACCTGAGCGGTGGTCTCCGTGGCCTGATAGACCACCGCGTCGTCACGATCGGACAGCGAGTGCTGGACGAGCTGCGTCTTCCCGAGGCGTCGCCGGCCGAACACCACGGCCATCTCTGCGTCGTCGGACTCGTAGCAGTCGCGGAGCCGAGCGAGTTCGTCGTCCCGATTCACGAAGCGGTCCATACCCCTCCTCCATCGGGGCGAAAAATAATACTTCCGAATAGGCTATTTTAAAATAGGCTATCTTGAAGTAGGCTATTTTGAAATAGGCTATTTGGGGATCCCAGTCAGGCGGTAGCTCAGACGGCGACCGCTCACGGAAAAAGCTCGACCAAAAAGCGCGACCTCGCTCCGCTCGGTCGCGTTCGACCGATCCCATCGCTCAGTACGGACGAATCAATGAGCGCCAGCTATCACGGTGGCGCGTGCCTGCGAGCGGCCGCCCTCGGCGGCCGCGAGACAGCACCGCGCGAGGGAGTCGGTGGTCCGGAGCGAAGCGGAGGACCACCGACGAGGCTGGGGAGGCGTGAGGCTGCGGTGCTGTGCGGTGCGGGGTGGGACTCAAAGGGGCAGTCGCGAGCGCGACGTAGGCGACGCAAGCACTGGAACGAGGGAGCGAACGCAGTGAGCGACCGAGTAAAGCGCGCAGCGAGCGTACGTCGCGCTCGCGACTGGGGCTTTGGAGGTTCACCGCCGATCTGTGGTCAACTATTCATAAGCGAGCGACTGGGGCTTTGGAGGTTCACCGCCGATCTGTGGTCAACTATTCATAAGCGAGCGACTGGGGCTTTGGAGGAGTTCACTGCGGCAACGCCGGTCACTTATAAAAGCGCGACCTCGCTCCGCTCGGTCGCGTCGACGACTACTCCGCCACCGCCGCCTCGACGATCTCGATCTCCTCCTCGGTCAGGTCGTAGAGGTCGTAGACGATCTCGTCGATGAGTCGGTCGGTCTCCGCGATCTTCGCGTCGAGTTCGTCGGCGCGCGCCTTCGTCTCGACGTAGCGGTCGAGGTCGTCGGCCACGTCGTCGGGGTCGGGCAGCGTGATCGCCTTCAGGCGGTCGACGAGCGAGTTCGTCTTGGTGGCATTGTCGCGGAAGCCCGCGATCTCGTCGTCGACGGCGACGGGGACGAACGCGGCGACGAGCGCGGCCTCCGCCTCTGAGCAGTCGACGAGCGTGAACGCCTCGACGAACTCCGTCTCGGTGTAGCCGTACGTGTCGGTCTCGTGGGCGTCCTCGTCGTCGGGCTTGTAGCGCGCCGTCGCCGAAATCGTGACGCGCGTCCCGTCGCGCTCGGCGCGCACGTCGCCCACGCGGAGCTTCTCGTACTCCTCCGTCGTCGCGTCGAGGACGTTCGACGCGCTCGGCTGGAAGAGCCCGACGTCGGGGAGCCTCGGGCCGTTCTCGTAGTTGCCGAGGTAATCAAGAATATCAGTGTTAAGATCTAACACAGCTGACGACAACTTGTTCATTCTATCGCTCAGACTAACCAACATCGTATATTGGTTCAACTCATTTTCATCTGTATCTAAATCTGACAAAAACTCACGGGGAGCGAGGTTGCTATTTAAATAATCGTCTAATATATCTTGGTATTCCTTGACACTCTCATCTGTCTCACGGCGACTATTTTGTTCAATGTCCGGTAGAGGTATCTCCCTGATGTCGGTCGAATATATCGTTTGACTGGTGCTAAATATCATAATATCAAAATATAACTTCATCAACTTGCTATTCAATATCGATAGGATAAATCTGAGATCGTGATTTTTCGATTGGTTGATATTCTCGGTTGAAAATGATATGTCAGATCGACCGATGTCTTTTAAATAGTGCTTCAGCGTGAGACAGATTGCGGGATATCCTAGATAGTAGCTATCATCGTTGTAAGCAGCCGATATCCCTGAATTCCCGGAAATCCCTTTAATCGCGATGTTTGTATTTTCAAACAGTTCTGGGAGACTCGGCCGTCTCAGTATTTCCGGATCGTATTCTAAATACCGTCCATCCCAATCAATCGCATATCTCGATATTTCTTTTCCTTCGGCGAATGGAACACATTTTTCATTTATTTTCTGTTCAAATATATACTCGTCTTTCCCTTTATCCTCAACCTCACTATGTGCTGCGACCGAATAGCTCACGTAACAAACATCTCCGATAGTAACTTTTTGTTGATTAAGGTTACTAAGAACTGATTGTAATTCTGGAGTTAATCCGATTCGGTAGGTGTATTGTGGGGTTTGGTAAAACAGATCCTGCCGAATACTGTATTCTTGATCTGATTGCATCACTCTGATTTGAATCTCGTTTTCTGTTTGAGATCCCTGCTTTTTGCGGAGAACTGGGATACAATTGATGACACTAACTCCATCAAAAACATCAACACCTAAATAATCAGAAATTGAACTGATCCGGGTTTCGTCGAGCATTTTCTCTCGTATCTTTTCTCCGTATGATTCAGACAAGAGAGAACGTGGAACGATCATTGAAGACAAACCGTTTGGGTTTATATTCTTTATTGCTAGTTCCAAAAATAATACATAAATATCATATGACTTATGGGCTGTCTCGAATTCTTTATTTAAATAAGATTTGTACTCTTCGGGTAAGCTCCGTCCT of Halorubrum trapanicum contains these proteins:
- a CDS encoding ATP-binding protein, with translation MDRFVNRDDELARLRDCYESDDAEMAVVFGRRRLGKTQLVQHSLSDRDDAVVYQATETTAQVQLDEFVDVAAETFPGITRIKQNWEALLGYLGDQDGIVVLDEFPYLIDADESLPSVIQRLWDQRLQDTSGTLVLVGSSISMMEEATLLGSSPLYGRFTERLDLRPLDFAAAQAFVPDACSPEERIFTWGIFGGVPYYLDGVDLGRDLGTVLTEELLSQKGYLHNEPEYVLRTELTDPNRYFAILTAIAAGKTTSNEIAQAIGIDGKQISTYTQKLERLRLIEREVPITEEKAKSRRGRYRILDPLFRFWFRFVYGKEDRYERLGADAYDAVIEPELPDFVSHEFERLCRDALPELYPDETFLDIGRWWYKEHEVDVVGFTTDGTMVAGECKFTNAPLDYGALSSLEDHAAEIRWTPNSGERDTTYALFTRNGATRSVQEAVSERDDVRLFDLEDVAKHA